Part of the Brassica oleracea var. oleracea cultivar TO1000 chromosome C8, BOL, whole genome shotgun sequence genome is shown below.
TTCAGACAAGAGAAAGACATGGCTTTCCACGTTACACTGTTCGGACCCAGTTGCTGTGAGATTCAGTATGGATCTTGTTTGAAAAAGAAGAACAAGCTCAAGCTCAGTGAGTTGTTTACAATACGGAACCAGCTTTGATTATGACAAGTTGAATTTTTATTCTTGGTCTTTCTTTCTTTATTTCAGGTAAGATTCAAAACAAGAAGAAAGTGAAGAAGAAGAATAAGAAAAAATATGTAGAGTCTTCTCTGCTAGATCCCTCTTGTTTTGTGAATAATGTCAGGCCTTCAAGCCTCCGAGATAACAGACTGGTACTCTACTCCTAACTTGAACCAAAAAACTCTTATTATAGTACTGTCTGAATTTGATCAAAACCATGTTTTGTTGTAATGAATTTCCAGACTCTTCCAAAGCGTTTTGTGAGGGAAAATGGTCTAGAGACAAGATGTGGAGAGATTGTTCTGATGAATGAAAAGGGTAGATCATGGAATTTAAATTTGGCACGAAAGGATTCATGTGGAACTATGTCTATCACAGGAGGATGGAAAAGCTTCTGTAATGCCAGTGGACTTCGAGCTGGAAGTTTATTTACTTTCAAACTGATCAAAAGAGGAGACACTCTGGTTCTACTCAAGTCCCCCTCTTCCATAAAGTCTGCAGAAGAAGATTGCTTAGAAGCTTATGAGATAGAGCCGGACAGAGAAGAAGCAAGCAACCAAGATGAGAAGCCTAGACTGTTATGGAAAGCCTCTACATCTTCACCATCTCAGAAAAAGCCTAGATCCTTATGGAAAGCCTCTACATCTTCACCAAGCCAAAACCTATTTCTGACATTAACTCTCAAAACTTCGGACGTCAAAAACTCAAGACTGGTCAGTTTCATCAACTTTGTCTTTTTACATTCTATCAGTCTTGAATCATTTTTTTTTTAAAATATTTGATGCAGTTTATCCCGGTAAACTTCACAAGGCTGCATGGCATCAACAAGGAAACTGAAATGGCTATGTTGGATAAAAACGGTGTGAAGTGGTCTACGTCTCTACGGTCTGAGACGAGTGGTGGTGATAGAATAAGATTGGTAGGAGGTTGGAAAGAGTTCTTCAAAGCTAACTGTGTGGAGATTGGTGAATCCATCATTGTGAAGCTGATTTGGGAAGGAGACAAAAGTTGTGTCCTTGAGTTCTACTCCAAGGTGAAGCAAGAGACCAAATGAAATATGTGGCTGAGTGTGTTTTTTTTTTTTTGAGCTTTTGCAAATACCCAAGACGAATTGAAATGAATCAATGTTACTTTTAGGTCTGCTGTAGGATCCCAGTGTTGGGATCTGTGAGTGTTGAATTAACTTCAGTTGAGAATACTCTGATTTCAAGAAGTCTCAACATCTCACAAAAACAACCAAAGATAGAGGTAGATAAAGAAACACTTAAAAGGCAACGAAGTAAAGGTGGCGACAAATCACAAAACAGGCCCTTGGAATAAAAGTTTTGGCCTTATTTCTAGTAAAAATGTAGTGTGGTGGGTGAGATCGGAGGAAACGACTACATCTACGGTTTCTTCCAAGGCAGTGCCATGCAAGACATGATCCGAGCTGGTGGAGTTAACGTGGTCGTTCCAACAAACTTCTGTTTTCCGATTTGTTTAAACTTTTGTCCCCCAATGAGCCTTCCAAACGCTTTCTTTTCAACAAAACGGTTATATTTAATCTAATGGCCCAAATGGCTTAACTGAGTACAACCGGAAATAAACTAAACGGAAAATTGATAAACATAAACTACAAAAGTGAAAGGAAAGATAGATGTGTTTAATGAGTGAAAAGATTCGAAGAGACATTTCACTTGAAATCCAAAGTTGGGTTATAAATAAAGTTGGATATGAATTAGTATTTTAGGTAACTTTCAATATTTTTTTGCTCCTAAATATCCAAACTGAGCTAGACTATTACGTACCCAAATTACATGTATTTTAGGGTTATTTGAATTATGGACTCGTACTGACTCGATTCCAAAAGGAATCAAACTGAACCATAACCGAAAATATTTCAAATACCTAATTGGATCCAAATGTCGAGGACTCGAAGAATTCAGATTAAAAAAAAATTACCTGACCTAAACCGAAAACCGAATGAGTATTCTAAGATATCCAAATGTAAATATATATTAGTTATATTTTAAAATTAGGTCGGTTCAGGTATTACAAACATGACAAACATGTTTCAGATACATTGGTTATTTGGTTATTTTCAGGTTCATATACATTAGAACCGAACATATCCGTATCTGGGAGGACCGACTCGAACCCTACCCAAGAACTCAAAAACTCTAATACCCTAAAGAACTGACTCGTACCCAAATGGGTACCCGAATGCTCATTCATACATTTAGGCCTGGACGTTTGGGTTTTTGGGTTTGGTTTGGTCCAATTTTTTTCGGGTCTGGGTCCTTCGGATCCTAGAAATTTGGATCTAATAGGTATTCGTAAATTTTTTTGGGTTTGGGTCAGTTCTTAGCACAAGTTACGCATATTTAGGGTTGAATATTAAGAAGATCTGATATGTCTTTCAATTGAATGAAGGCATTGCCATTTGGCGTTTGGGTCTAAGAGAGGAATACATGTGATATGATTATTGTACAGATAACTGTCATCGACATGAGCAGGACTCAATGAATAAACTATATAGTGTATAGTGTCTTGTGTATAACATGTATTGTGTTCTATAGTATCGTGTAGAACATGTTTTGGTCTGTCAAATATAAAGTTGTTATACTACTGGTTTAGATAAGGCGTAATAAATATAGTTAGCTAATCATACGGTTATTTTTTGTTATTGGGCTAATAGATGGTAAAACCAAATAATTGTTACTTAAATGAAAGGGTGCAGTAACCTTGTATAAGTAGATTTTTTTAGAATGATTCTCTTTTAATAGAATAGATGCTCTGAATCATTTTGGCAGATTGAGAATGAATGTGTTGTTTC
Proteins encoded:
- the LOC106310887 gene encoding B3 domain-containing protein REM14-like: MVNQHFFQPLLPGFHSHLTIPVAFCSKHVEGRNEHMTTAKLRSDISDDITWKVKIEDGRKLTDGWKEFALAHDLRVGDIVIFRQEKDMAFHVTLFGPSCCEIQYGSCLKKKNKLKLSKIQNKKKVKKKNKKKYVESSLLDPSCFVNNVRPSSLRDNRLTLPKRFVRENGLETRCGEIVLMNEKGRSWNLNLARKDSCGTMSITGGWKSFCNASGLRAGSLFTFKLIKRGDTLVLLKSPSSIKSAEEDCLEAYEIEPDREEASNQDEKPRLLWKASTSSPSQKKPRSLWKASTSSPSQNLFLTLTLKTSDVKNSRLFIPVNFTRLHGINKETEMAMLDKNGVKWSTSLRSETSGGDRIRLVGGWKEFFKANCVEIGESIIVKLIWEGDKSCVLEFYSKVKQETK